A genomic region of Chloracidobacterium sp. contains the following coding sequences:
- a CDS encoding ATP synthase F0 subunit C gives MNKFKYTVFATLAIALMAVAAMAQPAAQYNAEYVGAAKAIGGGIGFGLAAGLAGIAQGLVGSRAAEGAARNPSAAGTVQTMMIIALALIESLVLFALLIVFVKL, from the coding sequence ATGAATAAGTTCAAATACACTGTTTTTGCAACGCTCGCTATCGCTCTGATGGCCGTCGCGGCAATGGCGCAGCCTGCTGCTCAATACAATGCCGAGTACGTCGGTGCCGCTAAGGCAATCGGCGGCGGCATCGGATTCGGCTTAGCTGCCGGTCTGGCCGGTATCGCTCAGGGCCTCGTCGGTTCGCGTGCTGCCGAAGGCGCAGCCCGCAATCCGAGTGCTGCCGGCACCGTCCAGACGATGATGATCATCGCCCTTGCGCTGATCGAGTCACTCGTGCTGTTCGCACTGCTGA